In one window of Azotobacter salinestris DNA:
- a CDS encoding glutamine synthetase family protein gives MNASGKLDRLTLWLKERKITEVECLISDLTGIARGKISPTSKFIAEKGMRLPESVLLQTVTGDYVNEDIYYRLLDPAEIDMFCHPDESAAFLVPWAIEPTALVIHDTCDKWGNPIELSPRNILKKVLAMYAERGWQPIVAPEMEFYLTQRSDDPDYPLQAPVGRSGRQETGRQSFSIDAANEFDPLFEDMYDWCEAQGLDLDTLIHEEGTAQMEINFRHGDALHLADQIFVFKRTLREAALKHNVTATFMAKPMTGEPGSAMHLHQSVLDRDGQNIFSNPDGSMSELFLNHIGGLQKYIPELLPLFAPNVNSFRRFLPGTSAPVNVEWGEENRTVGLRVPDSAPHNRRVENRLPGADANPYLAIAASLLCGYIGMVEQLQPSAPVQGRGYERRSLRLPLTLEAALERMENCRALERYLSPRFITAYIAVKRAEHENFKRVISSWERAFLLLSV, from the coding sequence ATGAACGCCAGTGGCAAGCTGGACCGTCTTACCCTCTGGCTGAAGGAGCGCAAGATCACCGAGGTCGAGTGCCTGATCAGCGACCTGACCGGCATCGCCCGCGGCAAGATTTCGCCGACCAGCAAGTTCATCGCCGAGAAGGGCATGCGCCTGCCGGAAAGCGTGCTGCTGCAGACCGTGACCGGCGACTACGTGAACGAGGACATCTATTACCGGCTGCTCGACCCGGCCGAGATCGACATGTTCTGCCACCCCGACGAAAGCGCGGCATTCCTCGTGCCCTGGGCCATCGAGCCCACCGCCCTGGTGATCCACGACACCTGCGACAAGTGGGGCAACCCCATCGAGCTGTCGCCGCGCAACATCCTCAAGAAGGTGCTGGCGATGTACGCCGAGCGTGGCTGGCAGCCGATCGTCGCGCCGGAGATGGAGTTCTACCTGACCCAGCGCAGCGACGACCCCGACTACCCGCTGCAAGCGCCAGTGGGCCGCTCCGGCCGCCAGGAGACCGGCCGCCAGTCGTTCTCCATCGATGCCGCCAACGAGTTCGACCCGCTGTTCGAGGACATGTACGACTGGTGCGAGGCCCAGGGCCTGGATCTGGACACCCTGATCCACGAGGAGGGCACCGCGCAGATGGAGATCAACTTCCGGCACGGCGATGCGCTGCATCTGGCCGACCAGATCTTCGTGTTCAAGCGCACCCTGCGCGAGGCGGCGCTCAAGCACAACGTCACCGCCACCTTCATGGCCAAGCCGATGACCGGCGAGCCGGGCAGCGCCATGCACCTGCACCAGAGCGTGCTCGACCGCGATGGCCAGAACATCTTCTCCAACCCGGACGGCTCCATGAGCGAGCTGTTCCTCAACCATATCGGCGGGCTGCAGAAGTACATCCCCGAGCTGCTGCCGCTGTTCGCGCCCAACGTCAACTCGTTCCGCCGCTTCCTGCCCGGCACCTCGGCGCCGGTCAACGTCGAGTGGGGCGAGGAGAACCGCACCGTCGGCCTGCGCGTGCCGGACTCCGCGCCGCACAACCGGCGGGTGGAGAACCGCCTGCCGGGCGCCGACGCCAATCCCTACCTGGCCATCGCCGCAAGCCTCCTGTGCGGCTACATCGGCATGGTCGAGCAGTTGCAGCCGAGCGCCCCGGTGCAGGGCCGCGGCTACGAGCGGCGCAGCCTGCGCCTGCCGCTGACCCTGGAGGCGGCGCTGGAGCGCATGGAGAACTGCCGTGCCCTGGAGCGCTACCTGAGCCCGCGCTTCATCACCGCCTACATTGCGGTGAAGCGTGCCGAGCACGAGAACTTCAAGCGGGTAATCAGTTCCTGGGAGCGGGCCTTCCTGCTGCTCTCGGTGTGA
- a CDS encoding aspartate aminotransferase family protein, with amino-acid sequence MKDSTGNPQTRQWQDLSRAHHLPPFSDYKQLKARGPRIITRASGVYLWDSEGNRILDGMAGLWCVNIGYGREELVEAASRQMRELPYYNLFFQTAHPPAVELARAIAELAPPGMHHVFFTGSGSEANDTVLRLVRHYWAIRGQPQKNVIIGRWNGYHGSTVAGVSLGGMKAMHGQGDLPIPGIEHIDQPYWFGEGGDLDPEEFGIRVADQLERRILAIGEERVAAFIAEPIQGAGGVIIPPDSYWPRIREILDKYDILFAADEVICGFGRTGEWFGSQYYGLQPDLMMIAKGLTSGYLPMGGVVVRDRIVEVLEEGGEFYHGFTYSGHPVAAAVALENLRLLREEGIVERVRTRTAPYLQKRWRELAEHPLVGEVRGVGMLAALELVKDKRTRERFPAELAAGLRCREHCFANGLVMRAVGDTMIVAPPLVISEAEIDELIAKARLCLDLTAGEIPG; translated from the coding sequence ATGAAAGACTCCACCGGCAATCCGCAAACCCGGCAGTGGCAGGACCTCAGCCGTGCCCACCACCTGCCGCCGTTCAGCGACTACAAGCAGCTCAAGGCCCGCGGTCCGCGGATCATCACTCGCGCCTCCGGGGTCTACCTGTGGGATAGCGAAGGCAACCGGATCCTCGACGGCATGGCCGGGCTCTGGTGCGTCAACATCGGCTACGGCCGCGAGGAACTGGTCGAGGCGGCCAGCCGGCAGATGCGCGAGCTGCCCTACTACAACCTGTTCTTCCAGACCGCCCACCCGCCGGCCGTGGAGCTGGCCCGGGCGATCGCCGAGCTGGCGCCGCCGGGCATGCACCACGTGTTCTTCACCGGCTCCGGCTCGGAGGCCAACGACACCGTGCTGCGCCTGGTGCGCCACTACTGGGCGATCAGGGGACAGCCGCAGAAGAACGTCATCATCGGCCGCTGGAACGGCTACCACGGCTCCACCGTCGCCGGCGTCAGCCTGGGCGGCATGAAGGCCATGCACGGCCAGGGCGACCTGCCGATCCCCGGCATCGAGCACATCGACCAGCCCTACTGGTTCGGCGAGGGCGGCGACCTCGACCCGGAGGAGTTCGGCATCCGCGTCGCCGACCAGCTCGAGCGCAGGATTCTGGCGATCGGCGAGGAGCGGGTCGCCGCCTTCATCGCCGAGCCGATCCAGGGTGCCGGCGGGGTGATCATCCCGCCGGACAGCTACTGGCCGCGCATCCGCGAGATCCTCGACAAGTACGACATCCTGTTCGCCGCCGACGAGGTGATCTGCGGCTTCGGCCGCACCGGCGAGTGGTTCGGCAGCCAGTACTACGGGCTGCAGCCGGACCTGATGATGATCGCCAAGGGCCTGACCTCCGGCTACCTGCCGATGGGCGGGGTGGTGGTGCGCGACCGGATCGTCGAGGTGCTCGAGGAGGGCGGCGAGTTCTACCACGGCTTCACCTATTCCGGGCACCCGGTGGCGGCGGCGGTGGCCCTGGAGAACCTGCGTCTGCTGCGCGAGGAGGGTATCGTCGAGCGGGTCAGGACACGCACCGCGCCCTACCTGCAAAAACGCTGGCGGGAGCTGGCCGAGCATCCGCTGGTCGGCGAGGTCCGCGGCGTCGGCATGCTCGCCGCGCTGGAGCTGGTCAAGGACAAGCGGACCCGCGAGCGCTTCCCCGCCGAACTGGCGGCCGGCCTGCGCTGCCGCGAGCACTGCTTCGCCAACGGGCTGGTGATGCGTGCGGTCGGCGACACCATGATCGTCGCCCCGCCCCTGGTGATTTCAGAGGCGGAGATCGACGAGTTGATCGCCAAGGCGCGGCTCTGCCTGGACCTGACTGCGGGGGAAATACCGGGTTGA
- a CDS encoding DUF6429 family protein, with protein MDYDQARIEDAVLALLAVFSFDEGRVWKGFDFDVMDSLHSQGFISDPKGKSKSVWLTPEGIERGRKIAERLFGSSSADTG; from the coding sequence ATGGATTACGATCAAGCTCGCATTGAAGATGCCGTTCTGGCTCTCCTGGCCGTTTTCAGTTTTGACGAGGGCCGGGTATGGAAGGGCTTCGACTTTGACGTGATGGATAGCTTGCATTCACAAGGATTCATCAGCGATCCAAAAGGCAAGTCCAAGTCGGTATGGCTCACTCCAGAGGGCATCGAACGGGGCCGAAAGATCGCAGAGCGTCTATTCGGTAGTTCCTCTGCAGATACTGGCTAA
- a CDS encoding IS630 family transposase, translating into MKTGRPAVRIELTEHEHAELTRRRARHKGPADMQLRAEIILSCARGESGSSIARRLGITAQTVSRWRLRFARLGLQGLNDEPRSGRPRSISDEKVQEVVDRVRQTRPDDASHWSSRRMSKATHISPASVQRIWRAFGLKPHLEHTFKLSTDPAFVDKVQDIVGLYLNPPDKALVLCVDEKSQIQALNRTQPGLPLEPGYPATRTHDYQRHGTTSLFAALDVATGEVIGRLKRRHRSAEFLEFLRAIEETVESDKAIHLIMDNYAVHKTDKVRAWLVAHPRYHVHFTPTSASWLNLVERFFSMLTQKWIKRQAHTSVKDLEQSIEYYLATYNQNPRPFRWRKGAGEILASVGRAARALQRNNEANL; encoded by the coding sequence ATGAAAACAGGCCGCCCAGCCGTTCGGATCGAACTGACCGAACACGAGCATGCCGAACTCACCCGCCGCCGAGCCAGGCACAAGGGGCCTGCCGATATGCAGCTGCGCGCCGAGATCATTCTGTCCTGCGCTCGAGGCGAGTCCGGCTCTTCCATTGCTCGACGGCTCGGCATTACGGCGCAAACCGTTTCGAGGTGGCGCCTTCGCTTCGCCCGTTTGGGCCTGCAAGGCCTCAATGACGAGCCGCGCTCAGGCCGCCCACGCAGCATCAGTGATGAAAAGGTCCAGGAAGTGGTCGACCGGGTGCGGCAGACCCGGCCCGACGATGCCAGCCATTGGAGCTCGCGCCGGATGAGCAAGGCCACCCATATTTCACCGGCGAGCGTACAGCGTATCTGGCGAGCCTTCGGGCTCAAGCCTCACCTGGAGCACACCTTCAAGCTGTCCACCGATCCTGCCTTTGTCGACAAGGTGCAGGATATCGTAGGGCTCTACCTGAATCCGCCGGATAAGGCGCTGGTACTGTGCGTCGATGAGAAAAGCCAGATCCAGGCGCTCAATCGAACACAGCCGGGGCTGCCGCTGGAGCCTGGGTATCCGGCGACCCGTACCCATGATTATCAGCGCCATGGCACGACGTCCTTGTTTGCCGCCCTGGATGTGGCCACCGGCGAGGTGATCGGACGTCTCAAGCGCCGTCACCGCAGCGCAGAATTCCTGGAGTTTCTCAGGGCCATCGAGGAAACGGTCGAGAGCGACAAGGCCATACACCTGATCATGGATAACTATGCCGTGCACAAGACCGACAAGGTGCGTGCCTGGCTTGTCGCACACCCGCGTTATCACGTGCATTTCACCCCGACGTCTGCGTCATGGCTGAATCTGGTGGAGCGCTTTTTCTCGATGCTCACCCAGAAGTGGATAAAGCGCCAGGCCCATACCAGCGTGAAGGATCTCGAGCAGTCCATCGAGTATTACCTGGCGACCTACAACCAGAATCCAAGGCCCTTCCGCTGGCGTAAGGGAGCAGGTGAAATCCTGGCCTCTGTCGGCAGGGCTGCTCGAGCCTTGCAAAGAAATAATGAAGCGAACTTGTGA
- a CDS encoding IS630 family transposase, with protein MKTGRPAVRIELTEHEHAELTRRRARHKGPADMQLRAEIILSCARGESGSSIARRLGITAQTVSRWRLRFARLGLQGLNDEPRSGRPRSISDEKVQEVVDRVRQTRPDDASHWSSRRMSKATHISPASVQRIWRAFGLKPHLEHTFKLSTDPAFVDKVQDIVGLYLNPPDKALVLCVDEKSQIQALNRTQPGLPLEPGYPATRTHDYQRHGTTSLFAALDVATGEVIGRLKRRHRSAEFLEFLRAIEETVESDKAIHLIMDNYAVHKTDKVRAWLVAHPRYHVHFTPTSASWLNLVERFFSMLTQKWIKRQAHTRVKDLEQSIEYYLATYNQNPRPFRWRKGAGEILASVGRAARALQRNNEANL; from the coding sequence ATGAAAACAGGCCGCCCAGCCGTTCGGATCGAACTGACCGAACACGAGCATGCCGAACTCACCCGCCGCCGAGCCAGGCACAAGGGGCCTGCCGATATGCAGCTGCGCGCCGAGATCATTCTGTCCTGCGCTCGAGGCGAGTCCGGCTCTTCCATTGCTCGACGGCTCGGCATTACGGCGCAAACCGTTTCGAGGTGGCGCCTTCGCTTCGCCCGTTTGGGCCTGCAAGGCCTCAATGACGAGCCGCGCTCAGGCCGCCCACGCAGCATCAGCGATGAAAAGGTCCAGGAAGTGGTCGACCGGGTGCGGCAGACCCGGCCCGACGATGCCAGTCATTGGAGCTCGCGCCGGATGAGCAAGGCCACCCATATTTCACCGGCGAGCGTACAGCGTATCTGGCGAGCCTTCGGGCTCAAGCCTCACCTGGAGCACACCTTCAAGCTGTCCACCGATCCCGCCTTTGTCGACAAGGTGCAGGATATCGTAGGGCTCTACCTGAATCCGCCGGATAAGGCGCTGGTACTGTGCGTCGATGAGAAAAGCCAGATCCAGGCGCTCAATCGAACACAGCCGGGGCTGCCGCTGGAGCCTGGGTATCCGGCGACCCGTACCCATGATTATCAGCGCCATGGCACGACGTCCTTGTTTGCCGCCCTGGATGTGGCCACCGGCGAGGTGATCGGACGCCTCAAGCGCCGTCACCGCAGCGCAGAATTCCTGGAGTTTCTCAGGGCCATCGAGGAAACGGTCGAGAGCGACAAGGCCATCCACCTGATCATGGATAACTATGCCGTGCACAAGACCGACAAGGTGCGCGCCTGGCTTGTCGCGCACCCGCGTTATCACGTGCATTTCACCCCGACGTCCGCGTCATGGCTGAATCTGGTGGAGCGCTTTTTCTCGATGCTCACCCAGAAGTGGATAAAGCGCCAGGCCCATACCCGCGTGAAGGATCTCGAGCAGTCCATCGAGTATTACCTGGCGACCTACAACCAGAATCCAAGGCCCTTCCGCTGGCGTAAGGGAGCAGGTGAAATCTTGGCCTCTGTCGGCAGGGCTGCTCGAGCCTTGCAAAGAAATAATGAAGCGAACTTGTGA
- a CDS encoding IS5 family transposase, with protein sequence MKQLSFADAEYAGKRKQTRRERFLLEMDQVVPWQGLIALIEPYYPKGEGGRPAYPLAAMLRVHLMQNWFGYSDPAMEEALYETTLLRQFAGLSLERIPDETTLLNFRRLLEKHELAGGILEVINGYLGERGLSLRQGTIVDATLIHAPSSTKNKDGKRDPEMHSTKKGNQYYFGAKAHIGADAESGLVHSVVVTAANVADVTQVDQLLHGEENVVSADAGYTGVEKRPEHEGRQVIWQVAARRSTYKKHGKRSALYKAIRKIEKAKAQVRAKVEHPFRVIKRQFGYTKVRFRGLAKNTSQLVTLFALSNLWMARRYLLANAGEVRL encoded by the coding sequence ATGAAGCAACTGTCCTTCGCCGATGCCGAATATGCCGGCAAGCGCAAGCAGACCCGCCGCGAGCGCTTCCTGCTCGAGATGGACCAGGTGGTGCCGTGGCAGGGGCTGATCGCCCTGATCGAGCCCTACTATCCCAAGGGCGAAGGCGGTCGGCCCGCCTACCCGCTGGCAGCCATGCTGCGCGTGCACCTGATGCAGAACTGGTTCGGCTACAGCGATCCGGCGATGGAGGAAGCGCTGTACGAAACCACTCTCCTGCGCCAGTTCGCCGGCCTGAGCCTGGAGCGCATCCCGGACGAAACGACCCTCCTCAACTTCCGTCGCCTGCTGGAGAAGCACGAACTGGCCGGGGGAATACTGGAGGTGATCAACGGCTATCTGGGCGAGCGCGGACTGTCGCTGCGCCAGGGCACCATTGTCGACGCCACCCTGATCCATGCGCCGAGCTCGACGAAGAACAAGGACGGCAAGCGCGACCCGGAAATGCACTCGACGAAGAAGGGCAACCAGTACTACTTCGGCGCAAAAGCTCACATTGGTGCCGACGCTGAGTCGGGTCTGGTGCACAGCGTGGTGGTCACGGCAGCCAACGTGGCAGATGTCACCCAAGTCGACCAACTGCTGCATGGCGAGGAAAACGTAGTGAGTGCCGATGCGGGCTATACCGGCGTAGAGAAGCGCCCCGAGCATGAAGGTCGGCAGGTCATCTGGCAGGTCGCGGCCCGGCGCAGTACCTACAAGAAGCATGGCAAGCGTAGCGCCTTATACAAAGCGATCCGCAAGATCGAGAAGGCCAAGGCCCAGGTACGAGCCAAGGTCGAACATCCGTTCCGCGTGATCAAGCGCCAGTTTGGCTACACCAAGGTGCGCTTCCGGGGATTGGCCAAAAACACGTCACAGTTGGTGACGCTGTTCGCCTTGTCGAATCTGTGGATGGCGCGCCGATATTTACTGGCGAATGCAGGAGAGGTGCGCCTGTAA
- a CDS encoding polyamine ABC transporter substrate-binding protein, whose protein sequence is MKHFGKTLLALSLGMLAACDKPDENASKQAEATGTAAPAASAPAAQTLHVYNWSDYIGENTLAGFSAESGVKVVYDVFDSNEVLEAKLLAGSSGYDVVVPSNPFLAKQIKAGVFQKLDRSKLPNWQNLDKDLLKALEPSDPGNQYAVPYMWGTVGIGYNIDKVKAALGDQAPVDSWDLVFKPENIEKLKACGVSFLDSPTEMLPAALHYLGYAPDSGNPEELKKAEELFLKIRPHVAYFHSSKYISDLANGDTCVAIGYSGDIYQAKARAEEAGNNVKIGYSIPREGAGSFFDMLAIPADAKNVEQAHAFINYLMKPPVIAEITNEVQFPNGNAAATPLVDEAIRTDPGVYPSQDVLKKLYTFPDLASDVQRTMTRSWTRIKSGT, encoded by the coding sequence ATGAAACACTTTGGCAAGACCCTTCTCGCGCTCTCCCTGGGCATGCTCGCCGCATGCGACAAGCCCGACGAGAACGCGAGCAAGCAGGCGGAAGCCACCGGCACGGCAGCCCCCGCGGCCTCGGCGCCGGCCGCGCAGACCCTGCACGTCTACAACTGGTCGGACTACATCGGCGAGAACACCCTGGCAGGCTTCTCCGCGGAAAGCGGCGTCAAGGTCGTCTATGACGTGTTCGACAGCAACGAGGTCCTGGAGGCCAAGCTGCTCGCCGGCAGCTCCGGCTACGACGTGGTGGTGCCGTCCAACCCCTTCCTGGCCAAGCAGATCAAGGCCGGCGTGTTCCAGAAGCTGGACCGGAGCAAGCTGCCGAACTGGCAGAACCTCGACAAGGATCTGCTCAAGGCGCTGGAGCCGAGCGATCCGGGCAACCAGTACGCGGTGCCCTACATGTGGGGCACCGTTGGCATCGGCTACAACATCGACAAGGTCAAGGCCGCCCTCGGCGACCAGGCGCCGGTGGACTCCTGGGACCTGGTGTTCAAGCCGGAGAACATCGAGAAGCTGAAGGCCTGCGGCGTGTCCTTCCTCGACTCGCCGACCGAGATGCTGCCCGCCGCCCTGCATTACCTGGGTTACGCGCCCGACAGCGGCAATCCCGAGGAGCTGAAGAAGGCCGAGGAGCTGTTCCTGAAGATCCGCCCGCATGTGGCCTACTTCCATTCCTCCAAGTACATCTCCGACCTGGCCAACGGCGACACCTGCGTGGCCATCGGCTACTCCGGCGACATCTACCAGGCCAAGGCGCGTGCCGAGGAAGCCGGCAACAACGTGAAGATCGGCTACAGCATTCCCAGGGAAGGCGCCGGCAGCTTCTTCGACATGCTGGCCATTCCCGCCGACGCGAAGAACGTCGAGCAGGCCCACGCCTTCATCAATTACCTGATGAAGCCGCCGGTGATCGCCGAGATCACCAACGAGGTGCAGTTCCCCAACGGCAACGCCGCGGCCACCCCGCTGGTCGACGAGGCGATCCGCACCGATCCGGGCGTCTACCCGAGCCAGGACGTGCTGAAGAAGCTCTACACCTTCCCGGACCTGGCTTCCGACGTCCAGCGCACCATGACCCGCAGCTGGACCCGGATCAAGTCGGGGACCTGA
- a CDS encoding ABC transporter ATP-binding protein, producing the protein MATVAGANTNALAVDQPAKEVLVRIDQVTKKFDAMVAVDGISLSIHKGEIFALLGGSGCGKSTLLRMLAGFERPTEGRIYLEGQDITELPPYERPINMMFQSYALFPHMSVEQNIAFGLKQDRLPKAEIDERVAEMLRLVQMTQYARRKPHQLSGGQRQRVALARSLAKRPKLLLLDEPMGALDKKLRSQMQLELVQIIERVGVTCVMVTHDQEEAMTMAARIAIMNQGRIAQVGSPMDIYESPANRLVCEFIGNVNLFDGELVDDSPDHAVVASPQLERPIYIGHGISTRAEEKRVTYALRPEKVLLGTDRPELQHEGHNWSHGRVKDIAYLGGHSMYYVELPSGQVVQAFMANAERHGQRPTWGDQVYVSWLDDSGVVLHA; encoded by the coding sequence ATGGCGACTGTCGCCGGTGCTAACACGAATGCTCTCGCCGTCGATCAGCCGGCGAAGGAGGTGCTGGTCAGGATCGACCAGGTGACCAAGAAGTTCGACGCCATGGTGGCAGTGGACGGCATCTCCCTGTCCATCCACAAGGGCGAGATCTTCGCCCTGCTCGGCGGCTCCGGCTGCGGCAAGTCGACCCTCCTGCGCATGCTCGCCGGTTTCGAGCGGCCGACCGAGGGGCGCATCTACCTGGAGGGCCAGGACATCACCGAGCTGCCGCCCTACGAGCGGCCGATCAACATGATGTTCCAGTCCTACGCGCTGTTCCCGCACATGAGCGTGGAGCAGAACATCGCCTTCGGCCTCAAGCAGGACCGCCTGCCCAAGGCCGAGATCGACGAGCGCGTGGCGGAAATGCTCCGGCTGGTGCAGATGACCCAGTACGCCCGGCGCAAGCCGCACCAGCTGTCCGGCGGCCAGCGCCAGCGCGTGGCGCTGGCCCGTTCGCTGGCGAAGCGGCCGAAGCTTCTGCTGCTCGACGAGCCGATGGGCGCGCTGGACAAGAAGCTGCGCTCGCAGATGCAGCTGGAGCTGGTGCAGATCATCGAGCGGGTCGGCGTGACCTGCGTGATGGTCACCCACGACCAAGAGGAGGCGATGACCATGGCCGCGCGCATCGCCATCATGAACCAGGGGCGGATCGCCCAGGTCGGCAGCCCGATGGACATCTACGAGAGCCCGGCCAACCGGCTGGTCTGCGAGTTCATCGGCAACGTCAACCTGTTCGACGGCGAACTGGTGGACGACAGTCCCGACCACGCGGTCGTCGCCTCGCCGCAGCTGGAGCGGCCCATCTACATCGGCCACGGCATCTCCACCCGCGCCGAGGAGAAGCGCGTGACCTACGCCCTGCGCCCGGAGAAGGTGCTGCTCGGCACGGACAGGCCCGAGCTGCAGCACGAGGGGCACAACTGGTCGCACGGCCGGGTGAAGGACATCGCCTACCTGGGCGGCCATTCCATGTACTACGTCGAGCTGCCCTCGGGGCAGGTGGTGCAGGCCTTCATGGCCAATGCCGAGCGCCACGGCCAGCGGCCGACCTGGGGCGATCAGGTGTACGTCAGCTGGCTCGACGACAGCGGGGTGGTACTGCACGCTTGA
- a CDS encoding ABC transporter permease subunit gives MKRLRQLLPGGRQLVVGIPFVWLLLFFLLPFAIVLKISFSEAAVAIPPYTEIFTYVDQQLKILANLNNYVFLGQDELYLSAYLGSLKIAAIGTLLCLLIGYPMAYAIARASKEMQTVYLLLIMMPTWTAILIRVYAWMGILGNNGLLNGLLQGLGLIDEPLRILNTDLAVYIGVVYSYLPFMVLPLYANLVKHDPSLLEAAADLGAHPLASFWKITVPLSKNGIVAGCMLVFIPVVGEFVIPELLGGPETLMIGKVLWQEFFNNRDWPVAAALAVVMLAILLVPIILLNRNQAREMEGRL, from the coding sequence ATGAAAAGACTTCGCCAACTGCTCCCCGGCGGCCGCCAACTGGTCGTCGGCATTCCTTTCGTCTGGCTGCTGCTGTTCTTCCTGCTGCCCTTCGCCATCGTGCTGAAGATCAGCTTCTCCGAGGCCGCGGTGGCGATTCCGCCCTATACGGAGATCTTCACCTACGTCGACCAGCAGCTGAAGATCCTCGCCAACCTGAACAACTACGTGTTCCTCGGTCAGGACGAGCTGTACCTGTCCGCCTACCTGGGCTCGCTGAAGATCGCCGCCATCGGCACCCTGCTCTGCCTGCTGATCGGCTACCCGATGGCCTACGCCATCGCCCGCGCCAGCAAGGAGATGCAGACCGTCTACCTGCTGCTGATCATGATGCCGACCTGGACCGCGATCCTGATCCGCGTCTACGCCTGGATGGGCATCCTCGGCAACAATGGCCTGCTCAACGGCCTGCTGCAGGGGCTGGGGCTGATCGACGAGCCGCTGCGCATCCTCAACACCGACCTGGCGGTGTACATCGGCGTGGTCTATTCCTACCTGCCGTTCATGGTCCTGCCGCTCTACGCCAACCTGGTCAAGCACGACCCGAGCCTTCTGGAGGCCGCCGCCGACCTGGGCGCGCACCCGCTGGCGAGCTTCTGGAAGATCACCGTGCCGCTGTCCAAGAACGGCATCGTCGCCGGCTGCATGCTGGTGTTCATCCCGGTGGTCGGCGAGTTCGTCATCCCCGAACTGCTCGGCGGCCCCGAGACGCTGATGATCGGCAAGGTGCTCTGGCAGGAATTCTTCAACAACCGCGACTGGCCGGTGGCCGCGGCCCTGGCGGTGGTGATGCTGGCGATCCTGCTGGTGCCGATCATCCTGCTCAACCGCAACCAGGCCAGGGAAATGGAGGGCCGGCTATGA
- a CDS encoding ABC transporter permease subunit translates to MRRPSFSSLMLWAGLLFIYLPMVILVIYSFNDSRLVTVWGGWSVRWYAGLLDNRQLLGALGRSLQIALCTAVAAVALGTLAAFVLTRIPRFRGRSLFGGLVTAPLVMPEVITGLSLLLLFVAMAQVVGWPAERGLTTIWIAHTTFCTSYVAVIVSARLRELDLSIEEAAMDLGARPWKVFLLITLPMIAPSLGAGGMLSFALSLDDLVLASFVSGPGATTLPMEIFSAVRLGVKPDINAVASLILLAVSLFTFLAWFFMRRGEARRRRALQQVHEDEQRQPSWQPAGQA, encoded by the coding sequence ATGAGGCGCCCGAGCTTTTCCAGCCTGATGCTGTGGGCTGGCCTGCTGTTCATCTACCTGCCGATGGTCATTCTGGTCATCTATTCGTTCAACGACTCGCGACTGGTGACCGTCTGGGGCGGCTGGTCGGTGCGCTGGTACGCCGGGTTGCTCGACAACCGGCAGCTTCTGGGCGCGCTCGGGCGTTCCCTGCAGATCGCCCTGTGCACCGCGGTCGCCGCGGTGGCCCTCGGCACCCTGGCCGCCTTCGTGCTGACCCGCATCCCGCGTTTTCGCGGCCGCAGCCTGTTCGGCGGGCTGGTCACCGCGCCGCTGGTGATGCCCGAGGTGATCACCGGCCTGTCGCTGCTGCTGCTGTTCGTGGCCATGGCCCAGGTGGTCGGCTGGCCGGCCGAGCGCGGCCTGACTACCATCTGGATCGCCCACACCACCTTCTGCACCTCCTACGTGGCGGTGATCGTCTCGGCGCGCCTGCGCGAGCTGGACCTGTCGATCGAGGAGGCAGCGATGGACCTGGGCGCGCGGCCCTGGAAGGTATTCCTGCTGATCACCCTGCCGATGATCGCGCCCTCGCTGGGCGCCGGCGGCATGCTGTCCTTCGCCCTGTCGCTGGACGACCTGGTGCTGGCCAGCTTCGTCTCCGGCCCCGGCGCGACCACCCTGCCGATGGAGATCTTCTCCGCCGTGCGCCTGGGCGTGAAGCCGGACATCAACGCCGTGGCCAGCCTGATCCTGCTGGCGGTGTCGCTGTTCACCTTCCTCGCCTGGTTCTTCATGCGCCGCGGCGAGGCCCGCCGGCGGCGGGCCCTGCAGCAGGTCCACGAGGACGAGCAGCGCCAGCCGTCCTGGCAGCCGGCCGGCCAGGCCTAG